In Melioribacteraceae bacterium 4301-Me, a genomic segment contains:
- a CDS encoding tetratricopeptide repeat protein, which yields MVILSIILSLIELSATYGNTPDVDKFNEAMTAYKTGEFLKAYNLFTQIKVGEINDKVILSSSEFYAADCLFQMKELNGAAPRFESFLYNYPNSSFKQEALYKLGTIYYTLNEFRKSRERLMTLINDYPNSEYYYEANYWIGEDFTAEKNFFDAEVFLKNAIAVKNNNNLLRHSLFALAFLYEKLSRYEDAVKYYDDLLAYFRESDLAPISQLRIGICYFYLKKYDNAVLELSDPLIKKLNITQQLEAKYFLANSFVRLKEYNEAKKNYDSLLKDVVKLSIDTAEFAYLSEKQIKYELAWVNFQARNYNAAFELFNELSNTSQDSLAANALFWSAECKRYSGEVSEALKIYDSFLKKFPNNPLTDKIKYSIAAIYYNQNDIKMTEELLHKSSEIKDKQTLLKTFVLLGESNLNEGNFEEAEKYFSDVYQSADVSAELTMRAEFGLAVSKYFLNDYKGAVTILESLKKRAPDFESDKVNFYLAETYFMLNNFSKALKFYMSVNTLDPQIEKQVIYGKAFTYFNMKDYANAIYYFNSYITKYPTAENVKNAKLKLADSYYGIKNFEKASEIYQQLFSRDRHSLDNDFAYYQFAQSLYKANKTSNAISEFINLQKRFPRSKYADASQYVVGWIYFQQNEYRKAIDNYLLLIDKYPNSNLIPIALYSIGDSYFNLELYDTAITYYNKVLQNYSNTTYVFDAVNGIQYSYIAKNQPEKAIEFIDNFLQDYPNSTFRDQILFKKGDIYYSIENFKKAIESYNQFIQSYPESKLVPNAYYWIGKSQENVKLYDDALSSFKYVINNYLKSEVGVSAVIESVNIYLDKKSYPEAIELLAETEAKIPNSERLPEILYLKGIAEEKNSNIADAYNTFNQVITYYDGTIFAAKSKLELGILELQNGNFENAALLFKDVSEKRNDDIGAEAQYYYGVSLFKQDKITDAITAFVRVRSVFSAYDEWFTKSLLMLGDCYVKLKDIKQAREMYKAVLIRHNTGELAQQARAKLRRL from the coding sequence ATGGTCATCTTGTCGATTATTCTTTCTTTAATAGAATTATCGGCGACGTACGGTAATACACCAGATGTAGATAAATTTAATGAAGCTATGACTGCCTACAAGACGGGAGAGTTTTTAAAAGCATATAATTTATTTACTCAAATAAAAGTAGGTGAAATTAATGATAAAGTTATTCTCTCATCGTCTGAATTTTATGCTGCCGATTGTCTTTTCCAAATGAAAGAGTTAAATGGTGCTGCGCCTCGGTTTGAAAGTTTTTTATATAACTATCCAAATTCAAGTTTTAAGCAGGAAGCATTGTACAAGTTAGGTACAATTTACTATACCTTAAATGAATTTAGAAAATCTCGTGAACGTTTAATGACTTTAATAAATGATTATCCAAATAGTGAATATTACTATGAAGCAAATTATTGGATTGGAGAGGATTTTACAGCAGAGAAAAATTTTTTTGATGCAGAAGTCTTCTTAAAAAATGCAATTGCTGTGAAAAATAACAATAATCTTTTAAGGCATTCATTATTTGCATTGGCCTTTTTATATGAGAAACTCAGCAGATATGAAGATGCTGTAAAATATTATGATGACCTTTTGGCTTACTTTCGTGAAAGCGATTTAGCACCTATTTCCCAGCTTAGAATAGGTATCTGCTATTTTTATTTAAAAAAATATGATAATGCAGTTTTGGAATTATCCGACCCGTTAATTAAAAAATTAAATATCACACAACAGCTCGAGGCTAAGTACTTTTTAGCTAATTCTTTTGTTAGATTAAAAGAATACAATGAAGCTAAAAAAAATTACGATTCCTTGCTTAAAGATGTTGTTAAATTATCTATCGATACTGCAGAGTTCGCTTATTTATCTGAAAAGCAAATTAAATACGAATTAGCCTGGGTTAATTTCCAAGCAAGAAATTACAATGCAGCATTCGAATTATTTAATGAACTTTCCAACACATCACAAGATTCACTTGCAGCAAATGCACTATTTTGGTCTGCTGAATGTAAACGTTACTCTGGCGAAGTTTCAGAAGCATTAAAGATTTATGATTCCTTCTTGAAAAAATTCCCAAACAATCCCTTGACTGATAAAATTAAGTACTCTATTGCTGCCATTTATTACAATCAAAATGATATTAAGATGACTGAAGAACTATTGCATAAGTCATCAGAGATAAAAGATAAGCAAACACTTTTGAAGACCTTTGTTTTATTAGGTGAATCTAACTTAAATGAAGGTAATTTTGAAGAAGCTGAAAAGTATTTTTCTGATGTTTATCAATCAGCCGACGTGTCTGCAGAGTTGACAATGCGAGCTGAATTTGGACTTGCAGTCAGCAAATATTTTTTAAATGATTATAAAGGAGCCGTGACAATTTTAGAATCATTAAAGAAAAGAGCGCCAGATTTTGAATCGGACAAGGTAAATTTTTATTTAGCCGAAACATACTTTATGCTTAACAATTTCAGTAAAGCGCTAAAATTTTATATGTCGGTCAATACTTTAGACCCTCAAATTGAAAAGCAGGTTATTTATGGCAAGGCTTTTACTTATTTTAATATGAAGGACTATGCTAACGCTATTTATTATTTTAATTCTTATATAACTAAATATCCCACAGCGGAAAATGTAAAAAATGCTAAGTTGAAATTAGCAGACAGTTATTATGGAATAAAAAATTTCGAAAAGGCAAGTGAAATTTATCAACAGTTATTCAGTAGAGACAGACATTCCCTTGATAATGATTTTGCTTACTATCAATTTGCTCAATCACTTTATAAAGCGAATAAGACCAGCAATGCAATCAGTGAGTTCATTAATCTACAAAAAAGATTCCCCCGCTCTAAATATGCCGATGCTTCTCAATATGTGGTGGGATGGATTTATTTTCAGCAAAATGAATACAGAAAAGCAATTGATAATTATCTGTTGCTGATTGATAAGTATCCCAATTCGAATCTTATACCAATTGCTCTGTATTCTATTGGTGATTCCTATTTCAATTTAGAATTGTATGACACTGCAATTACATATTACAATAAAGTCTTGCAAAATTATTCTAATACAACTTATGTTTTTGATGCAGTAAATGGAATTCAATATTCTTACATTGCAAAAAACCAGCCGGAGAAAGCAATTGAGTTTATAGATAACTTCTTACAAGATTATCCAAATTCTACTTTTAGAGATCAAATTTTATTTAAGAAAGGAGATATTTATTATAGCATTGAGAATTTCAAAAAAGCAATTGAGTCTTATAATCAATTCATTCAAAGTTATCCAGAGAGTAAACTTGTCCCAAATGCTTACTATTGGATAGGTAAAAGTCAAGAAAATGTAAAGCTGTACGATGATGCGCTCAGCAGTTTTAAATATGTTATAAATAATTATTTGAAAAGTGAAGTTGGTGTTTCGGCTGTTATTGAATCTGTAAATATTTATTTGGATAAAAAAAGTTACCCTGAAGCTATAGAATTGCTTGCTGAGACTGAAGCAAAAATACCTAATTCTGAAAGGTTGCCTGAAATTCTTTATTTAAAAGGAATTGCTGAAGAAAAAAATAGTAATATAGCTGATGCCTATAATACTTTTAATCAAGTAATAACTTATTATGATGGGACTATTTTTGCTGCAAAGTCAAAATTAGAGCTCGGCATTTTAGAGTTGCAAAATGGCAACTTTGAGAATGCTGCGCTGCTTTTTAAGGATGTCAGCGAGAAAAGAAACGATGATATCGGTGCTGAGGCTCAATATTATTATGGTGTTTCTTTATTTAAACAAGATAAGATTACTGATGCAATAACAGCATTTGTGCGTGTTAGGTCTGTATTTTCTGCTTATGATGAATGGTTTACTAAGTCTTTATTGATGTTGGGCGATTGTTATGTTAAATTAAAGGATATAAAACAGGCAAGGGAGATGTATAAAGCCGTGTTAATTAGGCATAATACTGGTGAGTTAGCACAACAAGCAAGAGCAAAATTGAGAAGACTATGA
- a CDS encoding SPOR domain-containing protein, with translation MTKKDLQNKIASLIGVSSSEKELAYEVFIDKVVESLTPGMTIKVSNIGFFQLKQEKQSLDENYSELSIVYSPYPSDIDKDDKTFYLILDVKAKKKNFSEFDSNVFSIGVGKPLIPLYEKNNFSAESETSFVLLKKTIEEKVNQIISESDVLENFNIWDDYIANIESSENSVHSEELNLQNTLNELTEDINFDDSEENLNKIINSDEIKLEFEKEEKEGESNKVEQDISIDFGEKIESIDAEKDDDEFDADFNLIHDELKFSESHENNFNSKLDIDSLVQDDAYLSTDEKQREGLEGENFSFTSIKSDKENVDWNWGDELKEEFGLGDNDNSETTLNVNDDKVRENDIFLEGSELDNNKNVDLFAQLDNEIKQEKEEQFESDEEIMEVYSHSADYEFVTDKNFQQEQRISSHFTDEISKIVVGENKVNSKNIEDEEEKYFTRNFILIFSGFVIIASIIIYLFIIPNSSSSKRSKTENAASIQTEQIPDKSQSAFKVSKTPEENVNGSVENISGLKPTVNANSRIESDKYKSSSGKKTGTDIRVSNLIFFDGSKYNVQISSWRNIVKAQQEVSKLKKSGLNAFVIEANLPDKGGMWYRVRVGGFNSKEEAENFLNNKTKK, from the coding sequence ATGACAAAAAAAGATTTACAGAACAAAATTGCAAGTTTGATTGGCGTTTCCAGCTCAGAAAAAGAATTAGCCTATGAGGTTTTTATTGATAAGGTGGTGGAATCTTTAACTCCCGGAATGACAATCAAAGTTTCTAACATCGGTTTTTTCCAACTTAAGCAAGAAAAACAATCATTAGATGAGAACTACAGCGAATTATCTATTGTTTATTCACCATACCCAAGCGATATTGACAAAGATGACAAAACCTTTTATTTAATATTAGATGTAAAAGCCAAGAAGAAAAATTTTTCTGAATTTGACTCAAATGTTTTTAGCATTGGAGTGGGAAAGCCATTAATTCCACTTTACGAGAAAAACAATTTTTCAGCAGAATCTGAAACCTCTTTCGTTTTATTGAAAAAGACCATTGAAGAAAAAGTAAATCAAATTATTTCGGAATCGGATGTGTTAGAAAATTTTAATATATGGGACGATTATATTGCTAATATTGAGAGTTCAGAAAATAGTGTTCATTCAGAGGAATTGAATTTACAAAATACGTTGAACGAACTAACCGAGGATATTAATTTTGATGACAGCGAAGAAAATCTAAATAAAATCATAAATTCTGATGAGATAAAATTAGAGTTTGAAAAGGAAGAAAAAGAAGGTGAGTCTAACAAGGTTGAACAAGACATCAGTATTGATTTTGGGGAAAAAATAGAATCAATAGATGCTGAAAAGGATGATGATGAGTTTGATGCTGATTTTAATCTAATTCATGATGAATTAAAATTTAGTGAAAGTCATGAAAATAATTTTAACAGTAAGCTTGATATTGATTCTTTAGTCCAAGATGATGCTTACCTTTCCACTGATGAGAAACAAAGGGAAGGCTTAGAAGGAGAAAACTTTAGTTTTACTTCTATAAAAAGCGATAAAGAAAATGTTGACTGGAATTGGGGCGATGAGTTAAAAGAAGAATTTGGACTGGGAGATAATGATAATTCTGAAACAACATTAAATGTTAATGATGACAAAGTCAGAGAGAATGATATTTTTTTAGAAGGGAGTGAATTGGATAATAATAAAAATGTTGACTTATTTGCACAACTTGATAATGAAATAAAACAAGAAAAAGAAGAGCAATTTGAGAGTGATGAAGAAATAATGGAAGTTTATTCTCATTCGGCAGATTATGAATTTGTAACCGATAAAAATTTTCAGCAAGAACAAAGAATTTCTTCTCATTTTACAGATGAAATTTCAAAGATTGTTGTGGGAGAAAATAAGGTTAACAGCAAGAATATCGAAGATGAAGAAGAAAAATATTTTACTAGAAATTTTATTCTCATTTTTTCCGGCTTTGTAATTATAGCTTCAATTATTATTTATCTTTTTATTATTCCTAATTCAAGTTCGAGTAAGAGAAGTAAAACTGAAAACGCAGCAAGTATACAAACTGAGCAAATTCCAGATAAGTCACAATCGGCTTTTAAGGTCTCAAAAACTCCCGAAGAAAATGTTAACGGGTCTGTTGAAAATATTAGTGGATTAAAACCAACAGTCAATGCTAATTCTCGAATTGAATCTGACAAATACAAAAGCAGCTCAGGAAAGAAAACGGGGACTGACATTAGAGTTAGTAACTTAATTTTCTTTGATGGCAGTAAATATAATGTACAAATCTCATCTTGGAGAAATATTGTTAAAGCCCAACAAGAAGTTTCAAAGCTAAAGAAGAGCGGATTAAATGCGTTTGTTATAGAAGCAAATCTGCCTGATAAAGGCGGCATGTGGTACCGAGTTAGAGTTGGTGGATTTAATTCCAAAGAAGAAGCGGAAAATTTTTTGAACAATAAAACTAAAAAATAA
- a CDS encoding MotA/TolQ/ExbB proton channel family protein: MNLLSILVKGGWVMLPIFLSSIIAVAIIIERYIILKKASINVPSFLIKIRNLLKRGDIKGAIEYCMEEKSPMSNIVKKGLKKYKFGHQRVMEAIESAGKQEISRLERGLPVLATISGVAPLLGFLGTVTGMISAFMKIQDLQGSASPSDLAGGIWEALLTTAFGLIVGIIALTFYNYFVSRVNKLVIEMELISNDVVDVLEESSKKEITDDNLEIEL; encoded by the coding sequence ATGAATTTATTATCTATTTTAGTAAAAGGCGGCTGGGTTATGCTGCCCATCTTTTTATCTTCAATTATTGCTGTGGCTATTATAATTGAGCGCTACATTATATTGAAAAAAGCAAGTATAAATGTTCCATCTTTCCTTATTAAAATTAGGAACTTATTAAAGCGGGGTGACATTAAAGGCGCTATAGAATATTGCATGGAGGAAAAATCCCCAATGTCAAACATTGTCAAAAAGGGTTTGAAAAAATATAAATTTGGTCATCAGCGGGTAATGGAAGCTATAGAATCGGCTGGCAAACAAGAGATTAGTCGACTTGAAAGAGGTTTGCCGGTGTTAGCAACAATTTCTGGTGTGGCTCCTCTATTGGGTTTTTTAGGTACGGTTACTGGTATGATAAGTGCTTTTATGAAAATTCAAGACTTGCAAGGTTCTGCTAGTCCAAGTGACTTGGCTGGTGGTATTTGGGAAGCTCTTTTGACTACCGCTTTTGGCTTAATTGTGGGTATTATTGCACTAACTTTTTACAACTATTTTGTTTCCCGTGTTAATAAGCTTGTCATTGAAATGGAGTTAATATCAAATGACGTTGTTGATGTTTTGGAAGAATCATCTAAAAAAGAAATTACTGATGATAATTTAGAGATTGAATTGTAG
- a CDS encoding ExbD/TolR family protein produces the protein MKFETSNKPLSMFSYSSLTDIVMLLLIFFLLTSQFVITTGVKVKLPAAKNNEQAAPSKLVVSINDQGKVFLGSDEITTDLLPAKLESIKNKTGENNLIIRADKSASIDIVIKVIDAGKGVGIDKFTIETEKQNY, from the coding sequence ATGAAATTTGAAACATCAAACAAGCCATTAAGTATGTTTAGTTATTCTTCTCTTACAGATATTGTTATGTTATTATTAATATTTTTTCTTTTGACTTCTCAATTTGTGATAACTACAGGTGTTAAGGTAAAATTACCAGCTGCAAAAAACAACGAGCAAGCAGCACCATCTAAACTTGTGGTATCAATAAATGACCAAGGTAAAGTTTTTTTAGGCTCTGATGAAATAACAACTGATTTACTGCCTGCTAAACTTGAATCTATAAAAAATAAAACTGGGGAAAATAATCTTATTATAAGGGCGGATAAGTCTGCAAGTATCGATATAGTAATTAAAGTTATTGACGCTGGCAAAGGAGTTGGAATAGATAAATTTACAATAGAGACCGAAAAACAAAATTACTGA
- a CDS encoding TonB family protein, with translation MFKKNTQNISYLISFGFHLALLLIFMAINFSTQTENTEYITVGFGSFGNPGLSGAAGKSAQQRDEVAEIEKQKVQTDKEEKKVELPKTVNFDQQNPIPAASNKKEKEEKTAIEKVKPLKKTESESRGEEFAGSRFGSFGFQIDFGGKGIRKIYSYILPQYPEGVSKEIDVKLKFTIMPDGTVGKIFPLIKADAKLEMAAINSLRQWRFEPLPPNAKQIEQSVVITFPYRLK, from the coding sequence ATGTTTAAGAAGAACACACAAAATATCTCTTATTTAATTTCGTTTGGTTTTCATTTAGCTCTTCTATTGATTTTTATGGCAATTAACTTTTCTACACAAACTGAGAATACAGAATATATAACAGTTGGTTTTGGGAGTTTTGGCAATCCTGGGCTTTCAGGTGCAGCAGGTAAAAGTGCCCAACAAAGAGATGAAGTAGCAGAAATTGAAAAACAAAAGGTTCAGACTGACAAAGAAGAAAAAAAGGTAGAATTACCTAAAACTGTAAATTTTGATCAGCAAAATCCCATCCCTGCTGCATCAAATAAAAAAGAAAAGGAAGAAAAAACAGCTATCGAAAAGGTTAAACCACTTAAAAAAACAGAATCTGAAAGCAGAGGAGAGGAATTTGCCGGCAGCAGGTTTGGAAGTTTTGGTTTCCAGATTGATTTTGGGGGCAAAGGCATAAGAAAAATTTATAGCTATATATTGCCTCAATATCCTGAGGGAGTTTCAAAAGAAATTGATGTTAAATTAAAATTCACTATTATGCCAGATGGTACAGTGGGGAAGATATTTCCTTTAATAAAGGCTGATGCAAAATTAGAAATGGCGGCTATTAATTCTTTAAGACAATGGAGATTTGAGCCGCTGCCTCCAAATGCTAAACAAATTGAACAAAGTGTGGTTATTACTTTCCCTTATCGTTTAAAGTAG
- a CDS encoding DUF2085 domain-containing protein: MKLHFRILIFLSILFWTSLIFIELIASKLPYLINFIPFFKKAFSLVCHQQHNKLLVIYNTETLVCSRCLGIYLGFLIMSLYNLFKEINIQLKIKIFIISAAPAIIDVTLTTVGIYPYSKLIAFTSGFLLGSIVFLYFYQSLTELISENRRIRIEKVH, translated from the coding sequence ATGAAGCTACATTTCAGAATATTAATATTTCTTTCAATTTTATTTTGGACTTCACTAATTTTCATCGAATTAATTGCCTCAAAACTGCCGTACCTTATTAATTTCATCCCTTTTTTCAAAAAAGCATTTTCACTTGTTTGTCATCAGCAGCATAATAAGCTTTTAGTAATTTACAACACCGAAACACTTGTTTGCTCAAGATGTTTGGGAATATACTTAGGCTTTTTAATTATGTCGTTATACAATTTATTTAAAGAGATTAACATTCAACTAAAAATAAAAATTTTTATAATAAGCGCAGCACCAGCTATAATTGATGTCACACTCACCACAGTAGGAATTTATCCTTATTCAAAGTTAATTGCATTTACAAGTGGCTTTCTTTTAGGTTCAATTGTTTTTTTATATTTTTACCAAAGCTTAACTGAACTTATCTCTGAAAATAGAAGGATAAGAATTGAAAAAGTACATTAG
- a CDS encoding NHL repeat-containing protein produces MKFILTVIIVIIANANLIYAQTYILTGEIGKFYSASSFSINTSGFIFIADSQTNEITKLDTLGKVIHFIGGYGWSQAEFDNPVYLYANSLNVYVCDKNNNRIQIFDKDLNFLSEFKSSSLNPQDYVFAFPTCVATSSQGDFYILDSDNNRIIKYDLNGNFRLSIGSYDSGSFILTNPKRFSIDSKNNIWVIDNSNLVQFDQFGNGISKNELSFEPENISIYTDMMFINSHKEVYAKSINTVDDTFKKIKFITPVDSEIIATAFMNSKLYILTTKKILIYTQSK; encoded by the coding sequence ATGAAATTCATATTGACTGTTATTATAGTTATAATAGCTAATGCTAATCTAATTTATGCACAAACATACATTCTTACAGGTGAAATCGGTAAATTTTACTCTGCAAGCTCTTTTTCAATCAACACTTCAGGATTCATATTTATTGCTGATTCACAGACAAATGAAATTACAAAGTTAGATACATTGGGCAAAGTTATTCATTTTATTGGTGGATACGGGTGGTCACAAGCCGAGTTTGATAATCCCGTATATTTATATGCCAATTCACTTAATGTTTATGTGTGTGATAAAAATAATAACCGCATTCAAATTTTTGATAAGGACCTAAATTTTTTATCAGAATTTAAAAGCAGCAGTTTGAATCCCCAAGATTATGTTTTTGCATTCCCTACTTGTGTCGCCACTTCTTCTCAAGGGGATTTTTACATTTTAGATTCGGACAATAATAGAATTATCAAATATGACCTAAACGGAAACTTCAGGCTTTCGATTGGAAGTTATGATTCTGGCAGTTTCATTTTAACTAATCCAAAAAGATTTTCAATAGACAGCAAAAACAATATTTGGGTAATAGACAACTCAAACTTAGTTCAATTTGATCAATTTGGTAATGGAATCTCTAAAAATGAACTAAGTTTTGAACCAGAAAATATTTCTATATATACTGACATGATGTTTATTAATTCACACAAAGAAGTTTATGCAAAAAGCATTAACACAGTTGACGATACCTTCAAAAAAATAAAATTTATTACACCAGTTGATTCTGAAATAATTGCCACAGCATTTATGAATTCCAAATTGTATATATTGACAACTAAAAAAATTCTTATATACACTCAATCCAAATAA